In one window of Pseudomonas chlororaphis subsp. chlororaphis DNA:
- a CDS encoding acyl-CoA dehydrogenase: MDFAYSPKVQELRERVTAFMDTYVYPAEAVFERQVAEGDRWQPTAIMEELKLKAKAEGLWNLFLPESELGAGLTNLEYAPLAEIMGRSLLGPEPFNCSAPDTGNMEVLVRYANEEQKQRWLEPLLRGEIRSAFAMTEPDVASSDATNMAARAVRDGDEWVINGKKWWTSGACDPRCKILIFMGLSNPDAPRHQQHSMILVPVDTPGVKIVRPLPVFGYDDAPHGHAEVLFDNVRVPYENVLLGEGRGFEIAQGRLGPGRIHHCMRSIGVAERALELMCKRSVSRTAFGKPLARLGGNIDKIADSRMEIDMARLLTLKAAYMMDTVGNKVAKSEIAQIKVVAPNVALKVIDRAIQIHGGAGVSNDFPLAYMYAMQRTLRLADGPDEVHRAAIGKFEIGKYVPKEMLRSGH, translated from the coding sequence ATGGATTTCGCCTATTCACCCAAGGTTCAGGAACTGCGTGAGCGCGTGACCGCGTTCATGGACACCTATGTCTATCCGGCTGAAGCGGTGTTCGAACGCCAGGTCGCCGAAGGCGATCGCTGGCAGCCGACGGCGATCATGGAAGAGCTCAAACTCAAGGCCAAGGCCGAGGGCTTGTGGAACCTGTTTCTGCCCGAGTCGGAACTCGGCGCCGGCCTGACCAACCTGGAATACGCGCCGCTGGCGGAAATCATGGGCCGCTCCCTGCTGGGGCCGGAACCCTTCAACTGCTCGGCACCGGACACCGGCAACATGGAAGTGCTGGTGCGTTACGCCAATGAAGAGCAGAAGCAACGCTGGCTGGAGCCGCTGCTGCGCGGCGAGATCCGCTCCGCCTTCGCCATGACCGAGCCGGACGTGGCGTCGTCCGACGCCACCAACATGGCCGCCCGCGCCGTGCGCGATGGCGATGAATGGGTGATCAACGGCAAGAAGTGGTGGACCTCGGGGGCCTGCGACCCGCGTTGCAAGATCCTGATCTTCATGGGGCTGAGTAACCCCGATGCGCCGCGCCACCAGCAGCACTCGATGATCCTGGTGCCGGTCGACACCCCCGGGGTGAAGATTGTCCGGCCGCTGCCGGTGTTCGGTTACGACGACGCTCCCCACGGCCATGCCGAAGTGCTGTTCGACAATGTGCGGGTGCCGTACGAGAACGTGCTGCTGGGCGAAGGCCGTGGTTTCGAGATCGCCCAGGGCCGCCTTGGCCCGGGCCGGATTCACCACTGCATGCGTTCGATCGGCGTGGCCGAGCGCGCGCTGGAACTGATGTGCAAGCGTTCGGTAAGTCGTACCGCATTCGGCAAGCCGCTGGCGCGCCTGGGCGGCAATATCGACAAGATCGCCGACTCGCGGATGGAGATCGACATGGCACGCCTGCTGACCCTGAAGGCGGCATACATGATGGACACCGTCGGCAACAAGGTGGCGAAAAGCGAGATTGCCCAGATCAAGGTGGTGGCGCCGAACGTGGCCTTGAAGGTGATCGACCGGGCCATCCAGATTCATGGCGGGGCCGGGGTCTCCAACGATTTCCCGCTGGCCTACATGTACGCCATGCAGCGTACGCTGCGCCTGGCCGACGGCCCGGACGAAGTACACCGTGCGGCCATCGGCAAGTTCGAAATCGGCAAGTACGTGCCCAAGGAAATGCTGCGCAGCGGGCATTAA
- a CDS encoding translocation/assembly module TamB domain-containing protein, translating into MKRGLKIAALALLVLVAVLVLALASILGTQAGSRWALGLVPGLSVENFAGRLGGQWSADHLLWQQDSSRVELQAPKFAWSPACLMRMTLCIEQLDVEQVSLQFPPGAEEQSSGPISLPDLRLPVAIELGQVRVGSLQFNGSEELKGLQLAAQWTAKGLQIDSVSLQRDDLSLNLSGLLSPSGDWPLSATGTLTLPAPGSEPWALALKVDGDLLKTLKLAADSSGYLQGQLSGELQPLVENLPAQVRITADGFKASAELPDTLMLNQLELTGKGDLKAGYQLLGKATLPAEQGPVALALQGKVDAKGAQIAALDLSANDKQNLKLTGQLDWSQGLNAEARLDWLDFPWHRLYPLIEEPAVAVRRFTAEVAYRDGNYLGNFKGDLDGPAGAFSLSSPFSGDLTKIFLPQFKLAAGQGKAEGHLNLQFADGIAWDTALDLSAINPAYWVAELPGTLAGPLRSQGEMKNEQLKLNADLDLKGKLRGQPAVLQAKADGAGEQWNLSTLDIRLGDNRINGSGRLQQRLAGQLDIKLSRLGQLWPELRGQLNGRLDVAGTLKTPQGKLDLQGQQLVFADNRLQSLKLDANLDSAQRAQIDLKGAGIQVGETALGTLTASGQGDIKSQKLQLDLQGPQLKLALGLDGKLDQGNWRGRLASGDIQTGGQDWRLQAPAKLEYLADGKLNFGAHCWASGDASLCGEDQRLMPEPKLRYHLKQFPIDSLAQWLPKDFAWKGRLNADIKLDVPAGGPQGRILLDASGGTLRVKEKQQWLDFPYQTLKLDTTLNPKRIDTQLAFSGGKLGELMLQAQINPLPKNKPLSGEFRLSGLDLAVARPFVPMVEKLTGTLDGSGRISGGLLAPQVNGNLALSGGEVSGPELPISLQDLQLQALIAGESVQLSGGWKSGKAGQGSLNGNIAWGQALVVDLSLKGSQLPVTVEPYAVLDVAPDLKISMKDDKLAIAGKVHVPKGEITIRELPPSTVKVSDDTVIIGHQTEEGKAPMAMAMDIDVVVGEDKLSFTGFGLTANLQGHVHIGDNMDTRGELWLNDGRYRAYGQRLTVRRARLLFAGPIDQPYLDIEAIRQTDDVIAGIRLSGSAEQPTTQIFSEPAMSQEQALSYLVLGRPLSTTGEDNNMLAQAALGLGLMGSSNITGGLAKDLGIDDFQLDTQGSGNTTSVVASGNISERLSLRYGVGVFEPANTIALRYKLSKKVYLEAASGVASSLDIFYKRDF; encoded by the coding sequence GTGAAGCGTGGTTTGAAGATCGCGGCGCTGGCGCTGCTTGTGCTGGTGGCGGTGCTGGTACTGGCGCTGGCTTCTATACTCGGCACCCAGGCCGGCAGTCGCTGGGCCCTGGGCCTGGTGCCGGGCTTGAGCGTGGAAAACTTCGCCGGCCGCTTGGGCGGACAGTGGAGCGCCGATCACCTGTTGTGGCAGCAGGACAGCAGCCGGGTCGAACTCCAGGCGCCGAAATTCGCCTGGTCGCCGGCGTGCCTGATGCGCATGACCCTGTGCATCGAGCAACTGGACGTGGAGCAGGTCAGCCTGCAATTCCCGCCAGGCGCGGAAGAACAAAGCAGCGGCCCGATCAGCCTGCCGGATCTGCGGTTGCCTGTGGCTATCGAGCTGGGGCAGGTTCGGGTCGGCAGCCTGCAGTTCAATGGCAGCGAGGAACTCAAGGGCCTGCAGCTGGCGGCGCAGTGGACGGCCAAGGGCCTGCAGATCGACTCGGTGAGCCTGCAACGCGACGACCTCAGCCTGAATCTTTCGGGGTTGCTGTCGCCCAGCGGCGACTGGCCACTGAGTGCCACCGGTACCCTCACCCTGCCGGCGCCGGGCAGTGAACCCTGGGCGTTGGCGCTGAAGGTCGATGGCGACCTGCTGAAGACCCTCAAGCTTGCGGCCGACAGCAGCGGTTACCTGCAAGGCCAATTGAGCGGTGAGCTGCAACCGTTGGTGGAGAACCTGCCGGCCCAGGTGCGGATCACTGCCGATGGCTTCAAGGCCAGCGCCGAGCTGCCCGATACCCTGATGCTCAACCAGCTGGAACTGACCGGCAAAGGCGACCTCAAGGCGGGTTACCAACTGCTGGGCAAGGCCACTCTGCCGGCCGAGCAGGGGCCGGTGGCCCTGGCGCTGCAAGGCAAGGTCGACGCCAAGGGCGCGCAGATCGCCGCGCTGGACCTGAGCGCCAACGACAAGCAGAACCTCAAGCTGACAGGCCAGTTGGACTGGAGCCAGGGCCTGAACGCCGAAGCCAGGCTCGACTGGCTGGATTTCCCCTGGCATCGCCTGTACCCGCTGATCGAAGAGCCCGCGGTGGCGGTGCGCCGCTTCACTGCCGAGGTCGCCTACCGCGATGGCAACTACCTGGGCAACTTCAAGGGTGACCTCGATGGCCCGGCGGGGGCGTTCAGCCTCAGCAGCCCGTTCAGCGGCGACCTGACGAAAATCTTCCTGCCCCAGTTCAAGCTGGCCGCTGGCCAGGGCAAGGCCGAAGGCCACCTGAACCTGCAATTCGCCGACGGCATCGCCTGGGATACCGCCCTGGACCTGTCGGCGATCAACCCGGCGTACTGGGTCGCCGAGCTGCCGGGCACTTTGGCCGGGCCGCTGCGCAGCCAGGGCGAAATGAAGAACGAGCAACTCAAGCTCAACGCCGACCTCGACCTCAAGGGCAAGCTGCGCGGCCAGCCCGCGGTGCTGCAGGCCAAGGCCGATGGCGCTGGCGAGCAGTGGAACCTGAGCACCCTGGACATCCGCCTGGGCGACAACCGCATCAACGGTTCCGGCCGCCTGCAACAGCGTTTGGCCGGGCAACTCGATATCAAGCTGTCGCGTCTCGGCCAGCTGTGGCCCGAGCTGCGTGGCCAGCTCAACGGCCGCCTCGATGTGGCGGGCACCCTGAAGACGCCGCAGGGCAAGCTCGACCTGCAAGGCCAGCAACTGGTGTTCGCCGACAATCGCCTGCAGAGCCTCAAGCTCGATGCCAACCTGGACAGCGCACAACGGGCGCAAATCGACCTCAAGGGGGCCGGCATCCAGGTCGGTGAAACCGCGCTGGGCACGCTGACGGCCAGCGGCCAGGGCGATATCAAGAGCCAGAAGCTGCAACTGGACCTGCAAGGTCCGCAGCTCAAGCTGGCACTGGGCCTGGACGGCAAGCTGGACCAGGGCAACTGGCGCGGGCGCCTGGCCAGCGGCGATATCCAGACCGGTGGCCAGGACTGGAGGCTGCAAGCCCCGGCCAAGCTCGAATACCTGGCCGACGGCAAGCTCAACTTCGGGGCCCATTGCTGGGCCAGCGGCGATGCCAGCCTGTGTGGCGAGGATCAGCGGCTGATGCCCGAGCCCAAGTTGCGCTACCACCTCAAGCAGTTCCCGATCGACAGCCTCGCGCAGTGGTTGCCCAAGGACTTCGCCTGGAAGGGCCGGCTCAATGCCGATATCAAGCTGGACGTACCGGCCGGTGGCCCGCAGGGGCGGATCCTGCTGGACGCCAGCGGCGGCACCTTGCGGGTCAAGGAAAAACAGCAGTGGCTGGACTTCCCATACCAGACGCTGAAACTCGACACCACCCTCAACCCCAAGCGTATCGACACCCAGCTGGCGTTCAGTGGCGGCAAGCTCGGTGAGCTGATGCTGCAGGCGCAGATCAATCCGCTGCCGAAAAACAAGCCGCTGTCCGGCGAGTTCCGCCTCAGCGGCCTGGACCTGGCGGTGGCGCGGCCGTTCGTGCCAATGGTCGAAAAGCTCACCGGCACCCTCGATGGCAGCGGGCGCATCTCCGGCGGTCTGCTGGCGCCGCAGGTCAATGGCAACCTGGCCCTTAGTGGTGGCGAAGTTTCTGGCCCTGAATTGCCCATCAGCCTCCAGGACCTGCAATTGCAGGCGCTGATCGCCGGTGAAAGCGTGCAGTTGAGCGGTGGCTGGAAGAGTGGCAAGGCCGGGCAGGGTAGCCTGAACGGCAATATCGCCTGGGGCCAGGCGCTGGTGGTGGACCTGAGCCTGAAAGGCTCGCAGCTGCCGGTCACCGTCGAACCCTATGCGGTGCTGGACGTGGCGCCGGACCTGAAGATCTCGATGAAGGACGACAAGCTGGCGATCGCCGGCAAGGTCCATGTGCCCAAGGGTGAAATCACCATCCGTGAATTGCCGCCATCGACGGTCAAGGTGTCGGACGACACGGTGATCATCGGCCACCAGACCGAGGAGGGCAAAGCGCCGATGGCCATGGCGATGGACATCGATGTGGTGGTCGGCGAGGACAAGCTCAGCTTCACCGGCTTCGGCCTGACCGCCAACCTGCAAGGCCACGTGCACATCGGCGACAACATGGACACCCGTGGCGAACTGTGGCTCAACGACGGCCGCTACCGCGCCTACGGCCAGCGCCTGACCGTACGCCGGGCGCGCCTGCTGTTCGCCGGGCCGATCGACCAGCCGTACCTGGACATCGAGGCGATCCGCCAGACCGATGACGTGATCGCCGGCATCCGCCTCAGTGGCAGCGCCGAACAGCCGACCACGCAGATCTTCTCGGAGCCGGCCATGAGCCAGGAGCAGGCGCTGTCCTATCTGGTGCTCGGGCGTCCCTTGAGCACCACCGGCGAGGACAACAACATGCTGGCGCAAGCTGCCCTGGGCCTGGGCCTGATGGGCAGCTCGAACATCACCGGCGGGCTGGCCAAGGACCTGGGGATCGACGACTTCCAGCTCGACACCCAGGGCAGCGGCAACACCACCAGCGTGGTGGCCAGCGGCAATATCTCCGAGCGGCTCAGCCTGCGTTACGGGGTGGGGGTCTTCGAGCCGGCCAACACCATCGCCCTGCGCT
- a CDS encoding YegP family protein has product MSGWFELKQYGSGGFRFLLKSKDAQTMLQSDRYPCRESVEAAIALLRKHCTSPGSYEKKIAPGGKPYFNLKAGKEVILVSHLYDSEPTRESAIEAIMQAGTSTRIELC; this is encoded by the coding sequence ATGAGTGGCTGGTTCGAGCTGAAGCAATATGGCAGCGGTGGTTTCAGGTTCTTGCTGAAGTCCAAGGACGCGCAGACCATGCTTCAAAGCGACCGTTACCCTTGTCGTGAGAGTGTCGAGGCAGCCATTGCGCTGCTCCGCAAGCACTGCACGTCCCCGGGTAGTTACGAAAAGAAGATCGCCCCTGGTGGCAAACCTTACTTCAATCTCAAGGCCGGCAAGGAGGTGATCCTGGTCAGCCACTTGTATGACTCGGAGCCGACCCGTGAGTCCGCCATCGAGGCCATCATGCAGGCTGGCACCAGCACCCGGATCGAGCTGTGCTGA
- a CDS encoding GNAT family N-acetyltransferase: MPETSTAIADIHMLDSGYAREARSLLYQAYRHEPTFAYLFESERPGYEQRVRATVRELVKQHFIQDLPAIGLLVNDRLIGIALIAPPQRRLGITESWAWRLRMVLSTGFRCTRRYLDYHAAVLGCLPSDSVHVLPLLGIHPQFQGKHFGEQLLQAVHNWCAVDEHSQGVVLDTGNPRYLAFYERQGYEEIGEIAVGPVREHVFFHANPQVLQSATG; the protein is encoded by the coding sequence ATGCCTGAAACCTCGACTGCCATCGCCGACATTCACATGCTCGACAGCGGCTATGCCCGCGAAGCCCGTTCCCTGCTGTATCAGGCTTATCGCCACGAGCCGACCTTCGCTTATCTGTTCGAGTCCGAACGCCCGGGTTACGAACAACGGGTGCGGGCCACGGTGCGGGAGCTGGTCAAGCAGCACTTCATTCAGGACCTGCCGGCCATCGGCCTGTTGGTCAATGACCGGCTGATCGGTATCGCCCTGATCGCGCCGCCCCAGCGTCGCCTGGGCATTACCGAGAGTTGGGCCTGGCGCCTGCGCATGGTGCTCAGTACCGGTTTCCGTTGCACCCGGCGTTACCTGGACTATCACGCCGCGGTGCTGGGTTGCCTGCCCAGCGATTCAGTGCACGTCCTGCCCTTGCTGGGGATTCATCCGCAATTCCAGGGCAAGCATTTCGGTGAGCAGTTGCTGCAGGCGGTGCACAACTGGTGCGCGGTGGACGAGCACTCCCAGGGTGTGGTGCTGGACACCGGCAACCCGCGTTACCTGGCGTTCTATGAGCGCCAGGGTTATGAAGAGATTGGCGAGATCGCCGTCGGTCCGGTCCGCGAGCACGTTTTCTTTCACGCCAACCCGCAGGTTCTGCAAAGCGCGACCGGCTGA
- a CDS encoding autotransporter assembly complex protein TamA, giving the protein MKFSGRFTSGLLLLFTSCAALAQSELDVRVKPSNDELKANVEGYIGGVGDRDEEALLRFSRGAEEQARKAAQALGYYQPQISSEVKGGEKPRLVLNIDPGEPVHLRNVTIRVDGPAASLKGFRVPRSDQLKSGAVLNHGHYEDAKRLIQNQASRYGFFSGRFTRQKLAVDPQAGVANIELVYESGPRYALGKVSFAGDTPFDEDLLQRMVPFKAGTPYDSELIAELNQALQSSGYFEGVRVDAAPTAAAAEVIPVAVQLETRKPRTMGLGLGFSTDVGPRAKANWTRHWVNAQGHSYGWEAEVSAPRQNVGLFYDIPLDPPLTDKLRFAGGYQNEEIANTDTLSKLLTLGPEWHSKLPSGWQRVISLKWQREEYRLGDDSGLSTLLMPGISYSYLRSDNRIDPHNGYRLQFDSKVAKEGLGSDTNLLYGTVLLKGLTTVWDNHRFLGRVQFGGSATNGYKKIPPSLRFFAGGDQSVRGYDYQSLSPENSDGDRIGGRYMVAGSVEYQYSIAEKWRLATFVDQGNSFDKLELPNLKTGVGVGVRWVSPVGPIRLDLAHALDDDGGIRLHFSMGPEL; this is encoded by the coding sequence ATGAAGTTTTCAGGAAGATTCACCAGCGGCTTGTTGCTGCTGTTCACAAGCTGTGCGGCACTGGCGCAAAGCGAATTGGACGTCAGGGTCAAACCCTCCAACGATGAACTCAAGGCCAATGTGGAAGGCTACATCGGCGGGGTGGGCGATCGCGACGAGGAAGCCCTGCTGCGTTTCAGCCGTGGCGCCGAGGAGCAGGCCCGCAAGGCCGCCCAGGCCCTGGGCTACTACCAGCCGCAGATCAGCAGCGAAGTCAAAGGCGGCGAAAAGCCGCGTTTGGTGCTGAATATCGATCCTGGCGAGCCGGTGCACCTGCGCAACGTCACCATCCGGGTCGACGGCCCGGCGGCCTCCCTCAAGGGCTTTCGTGTGCCCAGGAGCGACCAGCTGAAAAGCGGCGCGGTCCTCAATCACGGTCATTACGAAGACGCCAAGCGGCTGATCCAGAACCAGGCGTCGCGCTACGGCTTTTTCAGCGGGCGCTTCACCCGGCAGAAGCTGGCGGTGGACCCCCAGGCCGGGGTGGCGAATATCGAGCTGGTCTACGAAAGCGGCCCGCGTTACGCCCTGGGCAAGGTCAGTTTTGCCGGCGATACGCCGTTCGACGAAGACCTGCTGCAACGCATGGTGCCGTTCAAGGCCGGTACTCCCTACGATTCCGAGCTGATCGCCGAGCTTAACCAGGCGCTGCAATCGAGCGGTTATTTCGAGGGCGTGCGGGTCGACGCGGCGCCGACCGCGGCCGCCGCCGAGGTGATTCCGGTGGCGGTCCAACTGGAAACCCGCAAGCCGCGCACCATGGGCCTGGGCCTGGGCTTTTCCACCGACGTCGGGCCGCGGGCCAAGGCCAACTGGACCCGGCACTGGGTCAACGCCCAAGGCCACAGCTACGGCTGGGAGGCGGAAGTCTCCGCGCCGCGACAGAACGTTGGCCTGTTCTACGACATACCGCTGGACCCGCCGCTGACCGACAAGCTGCGTTTTGCCGGCGGCTACCAGAACGAAGAAATCGCCAATACCGACACCCTGAGTAAACTGCTCACCCTCGGTCCCGAGTGGCACAGCAAGTTGCCCAGCGGCTGGCAGCGAGTCATCTCGTTGAAGTGGCAACGCGAGGAATACCGCCTTGGCGACGACTCGGGCTTGAGTACCCTGTTGATGCCCGGCATCAGCTATTCCTACTTGCGTAGCGATAACCGCATCGACCCGCACAACGGTTATCGCCTGCAATTCGACAGCAAGGTGGCCAAGGAAGGGCTGGGCTCGGACACCAACCTGTTATATGGCACCGTGCTGCTCAAGGGCCTGACCACGGTGTGGGACAACCATCGCTTCCTCGGCCGGGTGCAGTTCGGTGGCAGCGCCACCAACGGTTACAAGAAGATCCCGCCGTCGCTGCGCTTTTTCGCCGGTGGCGATCAGAGCGTGCGCGGTTACGACTACCAGAGCCTGTCGCCGGAGAACTCCGACGGCGACCGGATCGGCGGGCGCTACATGGTGGCCGGCAGCGTCGAGTATCAGTACTCCATCGCGGAAAAATGGCGCCTGGCGACCTTTGTCGACCAGGGCAACTCCTTCGACAAACTTGAACTGCCGAACCTCAAGACCGGGGTCGGTGTCGGCGTGCGCTGGGTGTCCCCGGTGGGGCCGATCCGCCTCGACCTGGCCCATGCGCTGGACGATGACGGCGGCATTCGCTTGCACTTTTCCATGGGGCCTGAGCTGTGA
- a CDS encoding substrate-binding domain-containing protein: MSRVCTVSEPDLWCRTLCLLLVGFVCYALPWSVFAALPLAGDNQPVLRIQGSNTIGAALGPALVKGLMQEQGLLDIRIEATGKDNERRVTGQNAQGQRVVVEIAAHGSSTGFAALKNASADLAAASRPIKDSELVELEALGDLKDPDAEQVIAIDGLAIILHPHNPLARLDTEQLARVFSGEVKTWEELGGVGGAIHLYARDDRSGTYDTFKELVLARRNKNLSATAKRFESSERLSDAVSRDPQGIGFIGLPYVRQAKTVAIVDGGSQPMLPLDSLIATEDYPLSRRLYFYLPPDEQNPWARALVRFAQSARGQAIVAANGFIAQTVLAMSVAPAPQMPEGYQAIARQAQRLTVNFRFEEGSATLDNKARQDLPRVLDFLKRHDKLAKRVTLVGFGDAKNDQARAALLSKLRAMTVRRELVRNGVVLREIRGFGAQMPVAANTADEGRIKNRRVEVWVY, encoded by the coding sequence ATGTCACGCGTTTGTACCGTCAGTGAACCGGACCTCTGGTGCCGAACCCTCTGCCTGCTGCTGGTCGGCTTCGTCTGCTACGCCCTGCCCTGGTCGGTGTTCGCCGCCCTGCCCCTGGCTGGCGACAACCAGCCGGTGCTGCGCATCCAGGGCTCCAACACTATCGGTGCCGCGCTGGGCCCGGCCCTGGTCAAGGGCCTGATGCAAGAACAGGGTTTGCTCGACATACGGATCGAGGCGACGGGCAAAGACAACGAACGTCGGGTGACCGGCCAGAATGCCCAGGGCCAGCGCGTTGTCGTCGAGATCGCCGCGCATGGCTCCAGTACCGGCTTTGCCGCGTTGAAGAACGCCAGCGCCGACCTCGCCGCCGCGTCGCGGCCGATCAAGGACAGCGAACTGGTGGAGTTGGAAGCCCTCGGCGACCTGAAAGACCCCGACGCCGAACAGGTGATCGCCATCGACGGCCTGGCCATCATCCTCCACCCGCACAACCCGCTGGCGCGGCTGGACACCGAACAACTGGCGCGGGTGTTCAGCGGCGAGGTGAAAACCTGGGAAGAACTGGGTGGCGTCGGCGGCGCCATTCACCTGTACGCCCGCGATGACCGCTCCGGCACCTACGACACCTTCAAGGAACTGGTGCTGGCACGCCGCAACAAGAACCTGAGCGCCACAGCGAAACGCTTCGAGTCCAGCGAACGACTCTCCGACGCGGTCAGCCGCGATCCCCAGGGCATCGGTTTTATCGGCCTGCCTTATGTGCGCCAGGCCAAGACCGTGGCGATTGTCGACGGCGGCTCGCAACCGATGCTGCCCCTCGACAGCCTGATCGCCACCGAGGACTACCCACTGTCACGGCGCCTGTACTTCTACCTGCCGCCCGATGAGCAAAACCCCTGGGCCAGGGCCCTGGTGCGTTTCGCCCAGAGCGCCAGGGGCCAGGCCATAGTCGCGGCCAACGGTTTTATTGCCCAGACGGTGCTGGCCATGAGTGTCGCCCCCGCCCCGCAGATGCCCGAGGGTTACCAGGCCATCGCCCGGCAGGCGCAGCGCCTGACCGTGAATTTTCGCTTCGAGGAAGGCAGCGCCACCCTCGACAACAAGGCGCGCCAGGACCTGCCACGGGTCCTGGACTTTCTCAAGCGGCACGACAAGCTGGCCAAGCGCGTGACCCTGGTCGGCTTCGGCGATGCCAAGAACGATCAGGCACGCGCGGCGCTGCTGTCCAAGCTCAGAGCCATGACCGTGCGCCGGGAACTGGTGAGAAACGGTGTGGTGTTGCGCGAGATCCGCGGTTTTGGCGCGCAGATGCCGGTCGCGGCCAATACCGCGGACGAGGGGCGGATCAAGAATCGGCGGGTGGAAGTCTGGGTGTATTGA
- a CDS encoding LysR family transcriptional regulator, with amino-acid sequence MNLSKVDLNLFIVFDAIYTEANLTRAGQIVGITQPAVSNALARLRETFNDPLFVRTAQGMVPTPMAQNIIGPVRNALSLLRVSVQESRIFNPLQAVKTYRISMTDLTEAVILPPLFQRLRRLAPTVIIESFLSKRRETTKELAAGRLDFAVDAPLNTDPQVRHVKLMEDRYVCAMRKSHPLANKEKLSLDDYLSLTHIHISSRRSGLGYVDLALGKMGIQRKIALRSQHYLMASQVLQQTDMVMTVPERFARRHDLQAFNLPVNDVPPLETHLYWHESTDQDPANRWMREQMIELCQQVTAHEKKLEK; translated from the coding sequence ATGAATCTGAGCAAGGTCGACCTCAACCTTTTCATCGTCTTCGACGCGATCTACACCGAAGCCAACCTGACCCGCGCCGGACAAATCGTCGGCATCACTCAGCCCGCTGTCTCCAATGCCCTGGCCCGCCTGCGCGAGACCTTCAACGACCCGCTGTTCGTGCGGACCGCCCAGGGCATGGTGCCCACGCCCATGGCGCAGAACATCATCGGCCCGGTGCGCAACGCCCTTTCGCTGCTGCGGGTGTCGGTGCAGGAAAGCCGCATCTTCAACCCCTTGCAGGCGGTCAAGACCTACCGCATCAGCATGACCGACCTGACCGAGGCGGTGATCCTGCCGCCGCTGTTCCAGCGCCTGCGGCGCCTGGCGCCCACGGTGATCATCGAGAGTTTCCTGTCCAAACGCCGGGAAACCACCAAGGAACTGGCCGCCGGCCGCCTGGATTTCGCCGTCGATGCCCCGCTCAACACCGACCCGCAGGTCCGTCACGTCAAGCTGATGGAAGACCGCTATGTGTGCGCCATGCGCAAGAGCCACCCGCTGGCGAACAAGGAAAAACTCAGCCTCGACGACTACCTGTCGCTGACCCACATCCATATTTCCAGCCGTCGCAGCGGCCTGGGTTACGTCGACCTGGCCCTGGGTAAGATGGGCATCCAGCGCAAGATCGCCCTGCGTTCCCAGCATTACCTGATGGCCTCGCAAGTGCTGCAGCAGACCGACATGGTCATGACCGTGCCCGAGCGCTTCGCCCGGCGCCATGACCTGCAGGCGTTCAACCTGCCGGTCAACGACGTGCCGCCGCTGGAAACCCACCTCTATTGGCACGAAAGCACCGACCAGGACCCGGCCAACCGCTGGATGCGCGAGCAGATGATCGAGCTGTGCCAGCAGGTGACGGCCCACGAGAAAAAACTCGAAAAGTGA
- the xthA gene encoding exodeoxyribonuclease III produces MKIVSFNINGLRARPHQLAALIEKHQPDVIGLQETKVSDDQFPLAEVQALGYHVHYHGQKGHYGVALLSRQAPLDLYKGFDGDDEDAQRRFIWGTFADVDGTPVTIMNGYFPQGESRDHPTKFPAKQRFYSDLQHLLETRFSNEQPLVVMGDVNISPEDCDIGIGPDNMKRWLKTGKCSFLPEEREWMARLKNWGLVDSFRHLNPEVADRFSWFDYRSRGFEDEPKRGLRIDLIMASRGLLPRIKDAGVDYDLRGMEKPSDHAPIWLELS; encoded by the coding sequence ATGAAGATCGTCTCGTTCAACATCAACGGGCTGCGCGCCCGCCCCCATCAGTTGGCGGCGCTGATCGAAAAGCATCAACCGGACGTCATCGGCCTGCAGGAAACCAAGGTGTCGGACGACCAGTTCCCCCTGGCCGAAGTCCAGGCGCTGGGTTATCACGTGCATTACCACGGGCAGAAAGGCCACTACGGCGTCGCCCTGCTCTCGCGCCAGGCGCCGCTGGACCTGTACAAAGGCTTCGATGGCGACGATGAAGATGCCCAGCGGCGTTTTATCTGGGGCACCTTCGCCGATGTCGATGGCACCCCGGTGACCATCATGAACGGCTACTTCCCCCAGGGCGAAAGCCGCGACCACCCCACCAAGTTCCCGGCCAAGCAACGTTTCTACAGCGACCTGCAGCACCTGCTGGAAACCCGCTTCAGCAATGAGCAGCCGCTGGTGGTCATGGGCGACGTGAACATTTCCCCAGAAGACTGCGACATCGGCATCGGCCCGGACAACATGAAACGCTGGCTGAAAACCGGCAAGTGCAGCTTCCTGCCGGAAGAGCGCGAGTGGATGGCCCGCCTGAAGAACTGGGGCCTGGTGGACAGTTTCCGCCACCTCAACCCCGAGGTGGCCGATCGTTTCAGCTGGTTCGACTACCGCAGCCGCGGTTTCGAGGACGAGCCCAAGCGCGGCCTGCGCATCGACCTGATCATGGCCTCTCGCGGCCTGCTGCCACGGATCAAGGATGCCGGGGTCGACTACGACCTGCGCGGCATGGAGAAACCTTCCGACCACGCCCCGATCTGGCTCGAACTGAGCTGA